The Fulvivirga maritima genome segment AAGTGCGAAGGTTACCGTGTATTCATTAAAATCATAACGAATTCCTTGAATATATTCGGTAGGAGTAATCACATTAGTAAGCACGCCTGCCAGATAACCTCCTACCATAGCTAATAAACCAGCTATGATTACCAGCATCGGGTACATCAATACAGCGGCCACTATCTTAGGTAGTACTAAATAAGATGATGAGTTAATTCCCATTACTTCAAGAGCGTCTATCTGCTCTGATATCCTCATAGTACCCAATCCACTGGCCATACTTGATCCCACCTTTCCGGCAAATATTACCCCTATAATAGTAGGAGCCAGTTCCAAAATGGTCATGTCTCGTACTACCAAGGCTATAACATAATTAGGGATAAGTGGGCTTACCAAATTATAGGCCGTTTGTATGGTAGTAACAGCCCCAATGAAGAAAGCAACCAAAGCAACTAAAAACACAGAATTGATACCTATAGAGATACACTCCTCCATGGTGAGTTTAAAGTACGTCTTGAATGATTCTCTATTAACCAAGAGTGAACCTAAAAAAATAAAATACCTACCTATTGTTTCCATTAAATCTGATAAATTCTCGCTGTCAAGGAGTTAAATTTTATACCTTTATCCCGCTAAAGCTGAAAAGATACTAATATTATCATTAATGACGTGGCTTTAAAAATGTTTTGACAAAAATAAGTAAAGATTTATAAGTGATATGAGCAGAACGGCAATAATAACCGGAGGAACTAAAGGAATAGGAAAATCTTTAGTTAGACTTTTTGCCTCAAAAGGCTTTAATATAGGCGTTTGTTCCAGAAATTTAGAGGAGCTGCATGTGCTGAAAGACGAAATAACTAAGGAGTTTGATGTGGAAATGTATGTAATGCGAGCGGATCTTTCTGACAGAGCTGAGGTAGAATATTTCGTTAAGTATATTAAGGAACATACCAAAGAAGTAGATGTGCTCATTAATAATGCTGGCTTATATATTCCGGGTCAGGTTCATAATGAAAAAGATGGAGCGCTGGAAAGTATGATAGAAACCAACCTGTATAGTGCTTATCATCTTACTCGTGGTTTTATTGGAGCTATGAAAA includes the following:
- a CDS encoding MlaE family ABC transporter permease, which codes for METIGRYFIFLGSLLVNRESFKTYFKLTMEECISIGINSVFLVALVAFFIGAVTTIQTAYNLVSPLIPNYVIALVVRDMTILELAPTIIGVIFAGKVGSSMASGLGTMRISEQIDALEVMGINSSSYLVLPKIVAAVLMYPMLVIIAGLLAMVGGYLAGVLTNVITPTEYIQGIRYDFNEYTVTFALIKSFAFAFLVSSISSFKGYFTTGGAVEVGQASTAAVTQSVIAILLADYLLAQLLL
- a CDS encoding SDR family oxidoreductase; translation: MSRTAIITGGTKGIGKSLVRLFASKGFNIGVCSRNLEELHVLKDEITKEFDVEMYVMRADLSDRAEVEYFVKYIKEHTKEVDVLINNAGLYIPGQVHNEKDGALESMIETNLYSAYHLTRGFIGAMKKRKVGHIFNMCSTASIMPYVNGGSYGISKFALLGMTKVLREEMKEFGVRVTAVMPGATLTASWEGTDLPESRFMDPDDVADTIWNAYEMSDRTVIEEILMRPQLGDI